Proteins from a genomic interval of Anolis sagrei isolate rAnoSag1 chromosome 1, rAnoSag1.mat, whole genome shotgun sequence:
- the CYBRD1 gene encoding plasma membrane ascorbate-dependent reductase CYBRD1, whose protein sequence is MKGLWLFLALLLVAVLLGLAAVSFSLVWTCYYREGLGWDGDAREFNWHPVLMVTGFIFIQGLAIIVYRLPWTWKCHKLLMKFIHAGLNSIAFALAVVSLRAVFDFHNAKNIANMYSLHSWIGLSAVILYGVQLLVGLAVFLLPFAPASVRAFVMPIHVYSGLFLFGSVIATALMGITEKLIFSLKIPGPRYQDFPDESLVVNTLGVILVLFGVFVLWMVTRPHWKRPAEQTSTPQQNMGRLDYDGEGLVMADESAVEANGEAAARKRNPILDEAAQRSTM, encoded by the exons ATGAAGGGCTTGTGGCTGTTCCTGGCCCTGCTGTTGGTGGCGGTGCTCCTGGGCCTGGCGGCGGTGAGCTTCTCCCTGGTGTGGACCTGCTACTACCGCGAGGGCCTCGGCTGGGACGGCGACGCCCGCGAGTTCAACTGGCACCCGGTCCTCATGGTCACGGGCTTCATCTTCATCCAGGGCCTCG CAATAATTGTGTACAGGTTACCATGGACCTGGAAATGCCACAAACTCCTGATGAAATTCATCCACGCTGGGTTAAATTCTATCGCTTTCGCTCTGGCAGTTGTTTCACTGAGGGCTGTTTTTGATTTCCATAATGCTAAGAATATTGCTAACATGTACAGCCTGCACAGCTGGATTGGATTGAGTGCTGTCATTCTTTACGGAGTACAG CTCCTTGTAGGCTTGGCAGTCTTCCTGCTTCCCTTTGCTCCTGCTTCTGTTCGGGCATTCGTTATGCCAATACATGTTTATTCGGGCCTTTTCCTCTTTGGATCTGTGATTGCCACAGCGCTCATGGGAATTACGGAAAAGCTGATTTTTTCTTT GAAAATACCTGGACCTCGGTACCAAGATTTCCCTGACGAATCTCTCGTTGTCAACACCCTTGGGGTTATCCTTGTGCTCTTTGGTGTGTTTGTGTTGTGGATGGTAACAAGGCCACACTGGAAGCGTCCAGCAGAACAAACCTCAACACCACAGCAAAACATGGGGAGACTGGATTATGATGGAGAGGGATTGGTTATGGCTGATGAGTCTGCTGTAGAGGCCAACGGTGAGGCTGCCGCTAGAAAGCGAAATCCCATACTCGATGAAGCTGCACAGAGGTCAACTATGTGA